Sequence from the Synergistaceae bacterium genome:
ATGTACGCCAATTTTTACGCTGCCAATTTCGTAGCCAGCCTTTGACAAATGCGTTCTGCAAATAAGCCGAGTCAGTGTGCAAATCGACTTCACAGGGAAATTTTAAAGTTTTCAATGCCATAATTGCCGCAGTTAATTCCATTCTGTTATTAGTTGTGTCGGGTTCAGCACCGTAAATTTCGCGCGTTTTACCGTGTTCAGGCGAATATAACACAGCTGCCCAGCCTCCGAGTCCGGGATTAGGGGACGCTCCTCCGTCTGTATAAATTATTACGTGAGTCATAAAATTTTACTCCTCGAATAAAATATTAATTATGACTGGACCTTCTGTGTAAATGTCCTGCGATGCGATTGCGTTAATAATCACCGGGCCGGTTATCCTGCTCAAAGTATCGACAGCCGCAAAAAATAATTCCCCGTCAAGAGTCCCGACATTGTTTGTTGAAGGTTCCGGCAAAATTCCGTTTTTGATGGCGTTATTCTTGAGTTCTCGCAAAAAAGTGTGTAATATTCCTTCAGCTGTAGTGCTTGAGTTCGCTCGGTCGTTCATGAAAAATTTTCTGTAAACGGGCGTGCCTTCAGGGTAAATAATTATGCTTGTTCCTGTCTCATAGCGTACTAAAAGTTTTGAGTTCTCACCGATCGTGTAATTTTCAGCAGATAACGCGCGCACATATTGCCGAATGTCAGAGCTTGCGAGGGAAATAATTAATTTTGCTTCTTCCTCCGAGTCAAATTCAAGTTGAACGTCTCTAAGATTGCTGAATGACTGATTAGAAATTTTTTCGAGAGCTTCAAGTCTGACTTCACGTTTTAATTGATTCAGGCCGGCAATTATTTCATCAGGAGTTAAACCGGGTTCAAAAGCTGTCTGGCCGAGTAAAAAATTTGCATTTATCGCAACAGTTTCACTCTTGAGAGATTTTATTTCGCGTTTGAGACTCTCTGATTCTTCGCGCATGACTCGTAATGAGGCTTCTAATTCTTTTTTCTGCTGTTCGAGTATGACTGTTTCATTTCTTATTGTGTCGAGTTCAAAGCCGGTTAAATCCAAACTTGCGGATGCTTCTGCGAGATTAGCTCTCATTTGTTCGGCGTTGTTTTCACTCTGCGATAATTGAAATTGTAATTTATACATCTCTTGACGCAATAATTTCATGCCGAATAAAGCCGTCCGGACATCACGTGAAATTGCAGACGTTATTGTGAGAATCCCGACCGCTATTAATGCACCAGTCAAGGCCGTTATTAATCTGCTTGTGTGCTTGGGTCTGAGTCCGAAAAGTGAAATGCGTTTTTTTCCGTACTTAGAGCCGACAGAATCTCCCAACACAGCAAGGACAGAAGAGCCTATTACGAGCGAAAAAATTAGCAGCCAATTTGTATTTCTAAGAAACGCCGTCAAAAAATTTTCACCTCTTGAGCCTCAAAAACGGTTCAAGCTCGGAGACCATCACAGCCGTAAAAATTAATATGCAGCCTATTA
This genomic interval carries:
- the rnhA gene encoding ribonuclease HI, which encodes MTHVIIYTDGGASPNPGLGGWAAVLYSPEHGKTREIYGAEPDTTNNRMELTAAIMALKTLKFPCEVDLHTDSAYLQNAFVKGWLRNWQRKNWRTSTGGEVLNQDLWQELISLTKTHKVNWHWVKGHSDDEINNRCDELVRLARDEFI
- a CDS encoding DUF3084 domain-containing protein, whose translation is MTAFLRNTNWLLIFSLVIGSSVLAVLGDSVGSKYGKKRISLFGLRPKHTSRLITALTGALIAVGILTITSAISRDVRTALFGMKLLRQEMYKLQFQLSQSENNAEQMRANLAEASASLDLTGFELDTIRNETVILEQQKKELEASLRVMREESESLKREIKSLKSETVAINANFLLGQTAFEPGLTPDEIIAGLNQLKREVRLEALEKISNQSFSNLRDVQLEFDSEEEAKLIISLASSDIRQYVRALSAENYTIGENSKLLVRYETGTSIIIYPEGTPVYRKFFMNDRANSSTTAEGILHTFLRELKNNAIKNGILPEPSTNNVGTLDGELFFAAVDTLSRITGPVIINAIASQDIYTEGPVIINILFEE